In Nostoc sp. UHCC 0926, a single genomic region encodes these proteins:
- a CDS encoding trifunctional serine/threonine-protein kinase/ATP-binding protein/sensor histidine kinase: protein MFKLIARIPEYSITSLIYEATATVIYRAYCKANGDSVVIKLLKAEYPTVKEIAQIKHEYEIIQNLNIAGVIKTHKLINYDNAYSNGLAMVLEDFGGESLKDQISTTGFELRKFLNIAVQITETLGELHSHHIIHKDIKPENILYNPNSEKIKLIDFSIASLLSKESPEISSLNLLEGTLAYMSPEQTGRINRTLDYRTDFYSLGVSFYEMLTGRLPFQNVQDPMELVHCHIAKIPMAPDEINPNVPLGICAIAMKLLSKNAEDRYQSAYGLKADLEKAMLQLETKGRIDLFSLGEQDFSHQFQIAQKLYGREVEVAALMAAFDKVSLGSSEVVLVGGYSGIGKSSLVNEVHKPIVRQRGYFIGGKFDQLKRDIPYASLIQAFRELMRQLLTESQVRVEVWKNKLLQALGVNGQVIIDVIPEVELIIGQQAPVPQLGVTESQNRFNRVFKQFIHAFTAADHPLVLFLDDLQWADAASLKLVENLMTDLESQYLLMIGAYRDNEVSPTHPLILMLEAIRASGATVEELLLKPLAAPHITQLLIDTLNCESSQAEPLADLLLQKSQGNPFFLTQLLKVLHQDNLLTFNYRLGLWQWDLNKIQSQAITDNVVDLMVNKIQRLSEPTQQVLQLAACVGNRFNLEILAVVNEKSASATAVDLWSALQAGLILPLSDTYKIPQLLNQSELAIYCDTAVEVDYKFLHDRVQQAAYSLIPIGQQQQVHLKVGKLLLHNTEKAQLEEHLFEIVNHLNAGESLIIEPAERYEMAELNLKLGQRAKSSSAFVTALKLLKIGIIYLNNNSWQEKYSLTLNLYLQAGEAEFLNGRYEQALLIFEQTFSQVKNTLDMCRVNEYRIMCYRMENDLNSAYKIGLNTLELLGFEFTAYPDDAYLLEKLNQTKKVIGDRSTFSLAELPPMQDEEKLMAQRILKEVWPIAYFLGSNALHITSMKITQLSVQYGNSPISVFGYMLYAFNLVFHYGEVDSGYEFGELSLRLHEILKTKELEANILNMWGGLICHYKEHITQCKPHLLRGFNSGLETGSYQWSGYCSVNFLWQSLFGNESLEKTAEIAEDFIPALRKIDKNMLNYHLLAMEAIANLTKPVEKIDQLVGDWADEQQVLDFALTSSDMLSAFVVYIYKLALCNWYGEYTKAVEYAENAEKFIGGARGLFINPVFYFHQSIALARAYAEVDTTTQVIYLHKLNVNLEKFQQWAMHCPTNYQHKFLLIQAEIAQIYQQDYQAMELYDKAIVSAAENGYLQNEALANELAFRFYLAKGRKNLAKVYLTEARYRYLKWEAMGKVQQLEEQYSQFFTDTAAEATLWGTATNPIRDISEAKTQILDLSTAIKASQALSSEMELNRLLEKMMTIAIENAGAQMGYLLVKRENQWLIEAEGSVDRDQVRVQSSSLVQVKHKLPVLLINYVERTKENLVLDNASHTERFASDNYIVANQPKSVLCSPFAHQGKLTGILYLENNLTTGAFTAERLEVLNLLTSQVSISIENARLYTNLHIYSQELEISETQAREKAKQLEQTLDELKLTQSQMVQSEKMSSLGQLVAGVAHEINNPVSFIYGNLTYVNNYIKDLMSVVQLYQQQNQNLPPKVQNEIDAVDLDFLMEDLPKLLASMKVGTDRIRQIVLSLRNFSRLDEAEVKAVDIHEGIDSTLMILQSRLKPQPDSPGIQVIQEYGNLPLVECYPGQLNQVFMNLIANSIDSLEEFNKHRTDAERIRRPGIITIRTTVEGDLGVIRIVDNGSGISENIRQQLFTPFFTTKPVGKGTGLGLSISYQIVTNKHQGQLECVSVLGQGAEFIISIPLQARLKARSV from the coding sequence GTGTTTAAATTAATTGCTCGTATCCCGGAGTACAGTATTACCAGTTTAATTTATGAAGCTACAGCCACAGTAATTTATCGAGCATACTGCAAAGCTAACGGAGACTCAGTTGTGATCAAACTGCTCAAAGCAGAGTATCCTACTGTCAAAGAGATTGCTCAGATCAAGCACGAATACGAAATTATCCAAAATCTGAATATTGCAGGTGTAATCAAAACCCATAAATTAATCAATTACGACAATGCGTATAGTAATGGTTTAGCAATGGTTTTAGAAGATTTTGGCGGAGAATCCTTAAAAGATCAGATATCTACTACAGGGTTTGAACTAAGAAAATTTCTCAACATTGCGGTTCAAATTACTGAAACATTAGGAGAGTTACATAGTCACCACATTATTCATAAGGATATTAAACCTGAAAACATTCTTTATAACCCCAATAGCGAAAAAATCAAACTGATTGACTTCAGCATTGCTTCGCTGCTGTCAAAAGAAAGCCCAGAAATCAGTAGCCTCAACCTGCTAGAAGGAACGCTGGCTTATATGTCGCCAGAGCAAACCGGACGCATCAACCGAACGTTAGATTATCGGACAGATTTTTACTCATTAGGCGTGAGTTTTTATGAAATGCTAACGGGTCGGCTCCCCTTCCAGAATGTTCAAGATCCAATGGAGTTGGTGCATTGTCACATTGCGAAAATTCCAATGGCTCCTGACGAGATTAATCCTAATGTACCACTGGGAATCTGTGCGATCGCTATGAAACTCCTGAGCAAAAATGCTGAAGATCGCTACCAAAGTGCTTACGGGTTAAAGGCTGACCTAGAGAAAGCAATGCTTCAACTGGAAACAAAAGGAAGGATTGACCTTTTTAGCTTAGGTGAGCAGGATTTTTCGCATCAATTTCAAATAGCTCAAAAACTTTATGGTCGGGAAGTAGAAGTGGCGGCTCTTATGGCTGCCTTCGATAAAGTTAGCCTTGGTTCGAGTGAAGTTGTATTAGTAGGAGGATACTCAGGTATCGGCAAATCCTCACTGGTTAACGAAGTTCATAAACCGATTGTGCGCCAACGAGGTTACTTCATCGGTGGCAAATTTGACCAACTCAAGCGAGATATTCCTTATGCTTCTTTGATTCAGGCATTTCGAGAATTGATGCGACAACTGTTAACTGAAAGCCAAGTCAGAGTTGAGGTTTGGAAAAATAAATTGCTACAAGCATTGGGAGTTAACGGTCAGGTCATTATTGATGTGATCCCAGAAGTAGAACTGATTATCGGGCAGCAAGCGCCTGTACCGCAGTTAGGGGTTACTGAGTCTCAAAACCGTTTTAATCGGGTATTTAAGCAATTTATCCATGCCTTTACTGCTGCGGATCATCCCTTAGTACTGTTTTTAGATGACCTGCAATGGGCAGATGCTGCCTCTTTGAAGCTGGTCGAGAATTTGATGACTGACCTAGAAAGCCAGTATTTATTGATGATTGGGGCTTACCGAGATAACGAAGTTAGTCCCACCCATCCACTGATACTAATGCTAGAGGCAATTCGAGCATCTGGGGCAACCGTTGAAGAACTGCTATTAAAGCCATTAGCAGCACCTCATATTACTCAACTGCTTATTGACACATTAAATTGCGAATCATCCCAGGCAGAACCTTTAGCTGATTTGCTACTTCAAAAGAGCCAAGGTAATCCCTTTTTCTTGACTCAGTTATTAAAAGTATTGCATCAAGATAATCTCTTGACATTTAATTACCGTTTGGGTTTATGGCAGTGGGATCTTAACAAAATTCAGTCACAAGCGATTACCGATAATGTGGTCGATTTAATGGTGAATAAAATTCAGAGACTGTCAGAACCAACCCAGCAAGTTTTACAATTAGCTGCTTGTGTTGGTAATCGTTTTAATTTAGAAATTCTAGCAGTAGTAAACGAGAAATCTGCATCAGCAACAGCAGTTGATTTATGGTCAGCTTTACAGGCGGGATTAATTCTTCCCTTGAGCGATACTTACAAAATTCCTCAGTTATTGAATCAGTCGGAATTGGCCATTTATTGTGATACTGCGGTAGAAGTTGACTATAAATTCTTGCACGATCGCGTTCAGCAAGCTGCCTATTCTTTAATTCCAATCGGTCAGCAACAACAAGTACACTTGAAGGTTGGTAAATTACTATTACATAATACTGAAAAAGCCCAGTTAGAGGAGCATCTTTTCGAGATTGTCAACCATCTAAATGCTGGAGAATCATTGATTATTGAGCCAGCCGAAAGATATGAAATGGCAGAACTAAATCTGAAATTAGGTCAACGAGCAAAATCATCTTCAGCGTTTGTAACTGCCCTAAAGTTATTGAAAATAGGGATAATTTATTTAAATAACAATAGCTGGCAAGAGAAATATTCACTGACGTTAAATTTATATTTACAAGCTGGAGAAGCAGAATTTTTAAATGGAAGATACGAGCAAGCCTTGCTGATTTTTGAGCAGACTTTCAGCCAGGTTAAAAATACTCTTGATATGTGTCGAGTAAATGAATATCGGATTATGTGTTATCGCATGGAGAATGATTTAAACTCTGCCTATAAAATTGGGTTAAACACCTTGGAGCTTTTAGGTTTTGAGTTTACAGCTTATCCCGATGATGCATATCTGTTAGAAAAACTTAATCAAACAAAAAAAGTTATTGGCGATCGCTCAACTTTTAGTCTGGCAGAACTACCGCCAATGCAAGACGAAGAGAAGTTAATGGCTCAACGCATCTTAAAAGAAGTCTGGCCTATTGCTTACTTTTTAGGATCTAACGCGTTGCATATCACATCAATGAAGATAACTCAACTTTCAGTTCAGTATGGCAACTCACCAATTTCGGTATTTGGCTATATGCTTTATGCCTTTAATCTGGTGTTTCACTATGGTGAGGTAGATTCAGGTTATGAGTTTGGTGAACTATCTCTGCGGTTACATGAAATTTTAAAAACGAAGGAATTAGAAGCAAATATTTTGAATATGTGGGGAGGTTTAATCTGCCACTATAAAGAGCATATTACCCAGTGTAAACCTCATTTATTAAGAGGATTTAATAGTGGTTTAGAAACAGGTTCTTACCAATGGTCTGGTTATTGTTCAGTTAATTTTTTATGGCAATCGTTATTTGGTAATGAATCTTTGGAAAAAACCGCAGAAATAGCTGAAGATTTCATTCCTGCACTTCGCAAGATTGATAAAAATATGTTGAACTACCATCTGCTGGCTATGGAAGCGATCGCTAACTTGACTAAGCCAGTAGAGAAGATTGACCAGCTTGTGGGAGACTGGGCAGATGAACAGCAAGTGCTAGATTTTGCGTTGACATCTTCGGATATGTTGAGCGCATTTGTAGTTTACATCTATAAACTTGCGCTCTGTAACTGGTATGGAGAGTATACCAAAGCTGTTGAGTATGCAGAGAATGCCGAAAAATTTATTGGGGGAGCGCGAGGACTTTTTATAAATCCTGTTTTCTACTTTCACCAAAGTATTGCTTTGGCAAGAGCTTATGCTGAGGTAGATACAACAACTCAAGTCATTTATCTGCATAAACTAAATGTCAACCTGGAAAAATTCCAGCAATGGGCAATGCACTGCCCAACCAATTATCAACACAAGTTTTTACTGATTCAAGCTGAAATTGCTCAGATTTATCAACAAGATTATCAAGCAATGGAGTTGTATGACAAGGCGATCGTCTCTGCTGCCGAAAACGGTTATTTACAAAATGAAGCCTTGGCAAACGAACTCGCATTTCGATTTTACTTGGCGAAGGGCAGAAAAAACCTTGCCAAAGTTTATCTTACAGAAGCCCGCTATCGCTATCTGAAGTGGGAAGCGATGGGTAAAGTCCAACAACTAGAGGAACAATATTCTCAATTTTTTACAGATACAGCAGCAGAAGCAACTCTTTGGGGCACTGCTACAAACCCAATCAGAGATATTTCTGAAGCTAAAACCCAAATTCTAGATTTAAGCACAGCGATTAAAGCATCACAAGCACTGTCGAGTGAGATGGAGCTAAATCGGCTACTGGAGAAGATGATGACGATCGCGATCGAGAATGCTGGTGCCCAAATGGGTTATCTACTTGTTAAACGGGAGAACCAATGGCTGATTGAAGCTGAGGGAAGCGTTGATCGAGATCAAGTCAGAGTCCAATCATCCAGCCTGGTTCAAGTAAAGCATAAACTACCAGTTTTGCTGATTAACTATGTTGAAAGAACAAAAGAAAATTTGGTTTTAGACAATGCTAGCCACACAGAGCGTTTTGCCAGTGACAACTATATTGTTGCCAATCAACCCAAATCAGTTTTGTGTTCGCCTTTCGCTCATCAGGGTAAGCTAACCGGAATTCTTTACTTGGAAAATAACCTCACCACCGGAGCCTTTACCGCAGAGCGACTAGAGGTACTGAACTTATTGACTTCGCAAGTTTCTATCTCAATAGAAAATGCTCGGCTCTACACAAATTTGCATATATACTCTCAGGAGTTAGAGATTTCGGAAACACAAGCGCGTGAAAAAGCAAAGCAGCTAGAGCAGACGCTCGATGAATTGAAGCTCACCCAGTCCCAGATGGTGCAAAGCGAAAAAATGTCTAGCCTGGGGCAGTTGGTAGCAGGCGTTGCTCACGAAATTAATAACCCAGTCAGCTTTATCTACGGCAACCTTACTTACGTCAATAATTATATCAAAGACTTGATGAGTGTAGTACAACTTTATCAGCAGCAAAACCAGAATTTACCACCTAAAGTTCAGAATGAAATAGATGCAGTTGACTTAGATTTTCTGATGGAAGACTTACCTAAGCTGTTGGCTTCAATGAAAGTGGGAACTGATCGCATTCGCCAAATTGTATTATCTTTACGAAACTTTTCCCGTCTAGACGAAGCTGAAGTCAAAGCCGTTGATATCCATGAGGGCATTGATAGCACCTTAATGATTTTGCAAAGTCGGCTTAAACCCCAACCAGACTCTCCCGGAATTCAGGTAATACAGGAGTACGGCAACCTGCCACTTGTAGAGTGCTACCCTGGGCAACTGAATCAGGTATTTATGAACCTGATCGCTAATTCAATTGACTCTTTGGAAGAATTTAACAAACATCGGACTGATGCAGAGAGAATACGTCGCCCAGGTATTATTACAATTCGTACTACTGTTGAAGGTGATCTTGGTGTCATTCGTATTGTTGACAACGGTTCTGGGATCTCTGAAAATATCCGGCAGCAACTCTTCACACCCTTTTTTACTACAAAACCTGTCGGTAAAGGAACTGGTTTAGGGCTATCTATTAGTTACCAGATTGTAACTAATAAGCATCAAGGACAGTTAGAATGTGTATCGGTTTTAGGACAAGGGGCTGAATTTATTATCTCTATCCCCCTTCAGGCAAGACTAAAAGCAAGAAGTGTCTAA
- the pcrA gene encoding DNA helicase PcrA, translated as MTTTIDFLSHLNPSQRQAVEHYCGPLLVVAGAGSGKTRALTYRIANLILNHNVDPEHILAVTFTNKAAREMKDRIQRLFAEQLAMKQHGKRFDLLTEYQQTQLRSQVYKNTIKDLWCGTFHSLFSRILRFDIEKYVDEKGRRWNRNFSIFDESDVMTLIKEIVNKQLNLDDKKFDARSVRYAISNAKNQGLSPQEFEQDQPNYRGRVIAQVYNLYQDKLAENNALDFDDLILVPTRLFQQNEQVLGYWHRKFRHILVDEYQDTNRTQYQLIHLLVTNGETKKSEWEWQNRSVFVVGDADQSIYSFRMADFTILLGFQEDFGDGLVDDDTRTMVKLEENYRSCENILQAANELIENNTQRIDKILKATRGPGEQITYHKADEELAEAAFVINQIRTLEQQNPELNWGSFAILYRTNAQSRPFEELLVKYRIPYTVVGGTRFYDRKEIKDVIAYLRAIANPSDTVSLLRVINTPRRGVGKTTIDALVNASQQLGTTLWEILSDETSVNTLAGRATKAVNNFAEMISRWQGQIGTLPVTEVLQGILEDSGYVQDLMSQGTDEATDRVQNVQELYNAALQFQEENEEVSLQDFLSSAALSSDLDNLKEGQTAVSLMTLHASKGLEFPVVFLVGLEQGLFPGYRSLGDPASLEEERRLCYVGITRAQERLFLSHARERRLYGSREPAMRSQFLDELPEELLSTKHLSRQSYTKSASTPSGKQDATQNWQVGERVLHKTFGLGEITHVFGTGNKMSVAIKFSSLGQKIIDPRVAQLQRVE; from the coding sequence ATGACAACAACCATCGACTTTCTCAGTCACCTTAATCCCAGCCAACGTCAAGCTGTCGAACATTACTGCGGCCCGTTGCTAGTTGTTGCTGGCGCAGGTTCCGGTAAAACACGAGCGCTGACTTATCGCATTGCGAATCTTATTCTGAACCACAACGTTGATCCAGAACATATCCTGGCGGTTACTTTTACCAACAAAGCCGCACGAGAGATGAAAGACCGGATTCAACGGCTGTTTGCGGAACAACTGGCAATGAAACAACACGGTAAGCGTTTTGATTTGTTGACAGAATACCAACAAACGCAATTGCGATCGCAAGTTTACAAAAATACGATCAAAGATTTGTGGTGTGGCACTTTCCACAGTTTATTTTCTCGCATTCTCCGCTTTGATATTGAAAAATATGTAGACGAGAAAGGACGCCGTTGGAATCGCAATTTCTCTATCTTTGATGAATCAGATGTGATGACTCTGATCAAAGAAATCGTCAACAAACAGTTAAATTTAGACGATAAGAAGTTTGACGCCCGCTCTGTACGCTACGCTATTAGTAATGCTAAAAACCAAGGTTTATCACCCCAAGAATTTGAGCAAGATCAACCAAATTATCGCGGACGGGTGATTGCCCAAGTCTACAATTTATATCAAGATAAGTTAGCAGAAAATAACGCTCTCGACTTTGATGATTTAATTCTTGTACCTACTAGATTATTTCAGCAAAATGAGCAAGTATTGGGTTACTGGCATCGGAAGTTTCGCCATATTCTCGTAGATGAATATCAAGATACTAACCGCACTCAGTATCAACTCATCCACTTATTAGTTACTAATGGCGAAACTAAAAAGAGCGAATGGGAATGGCAAAATCGCTCAGTTTTCGTTGTCGGCGATGCAGACCAATCAATTTACAGCTTTCGGATGGCAGATTTCACCATCTTGCTGGGATTCCAGGAAGACTTTGGCGATGGTTTGGTAGATGATGACACCCGAACGATGGTTAAGTTAGAAGAAAACTATCGTTCTTGTGAAAACATTCTGCAAGCGGCTAATGAACTGATTGAAAATAACACCCAACGGATTGATAAAATCCTGAAAGCGACACGGGGGCCGGGTGAGCAGATTACTTATCACAAAGCTGATGAAGAACTCGCAGAAGCGGCATTTGTGATTAATCAAATTCGTACTTTAGAACAGCAAAATCCAGAGTTGAATTGGGGTAGTTTTGCCATACTTTATCGGACAAACGCCCAATCTCGCCCCTTTGAAGAATTGTTGGTAAAATATCGAATTCCTTATACAGTTGTCGGGGGAACGAGATTTTACGATCGCAAAGAAATTAAAGATGTCATTGCTTATTTAAGAGCGATCGCTAACCCATCTGATACAGTCAGTTTATTACGAGTTATCAATACTCCCCGGCGGGGAGTTGGCAAAACCACTATTGATGCTTTGGTGAACGCCTCCCAACAATTAGGGACAACTTTGTGGGAAATACTCAGCGATGAAACATCAGTTAATACATTAGCTGGACGGGCGACAAAAGCTGTAAATAACTTTGCCGAAATGATTAGCCGTTGGCAAGGACAAATCGGCACGCTTCCGGTGACTGAGGTTTTGCAAGGAATACTAGAAGACTCTGGTTATGTCCAAGACTTGATGAGTCAAGGCACAGATGAAGCCACAGATCGGGTACAAAACGTCCAAGAACTTTACAACGCTGCACTGCAATTTCAAGAAGAAAACGAAGAGGTTTCCCTTCAAGACTTTCTCAGTAGTGCCGCCCTCAGTTCCGATTTGGATAACTTAAAAGAAGGGCAAACAGCCGTTTCTTTAATGACTTTGCACGCTTCCAAGGGTTTGGAATTTCCCGTAGTATTTTTGGTGGGATTAGAACAAGGACTGTTTCCCGGCTACCGATCGCTGGGCGATCCCGCATCTTTGGAAGAGGAACGCCGCTTGTGTTATGTGGGGATTACTCGCGCCCAAGAGCGGTTATTTTTATCACACGCGCGTGAACGTCGTTTATATGGTTCTCGTGAACCCGCCATGCGATCGCAATTTCTCGACGAATTACCAGAAGAATTATTATCTACCAAACACCTGAGTCGTCAAAGTTATACCAAAAGTGCTTCTACTCCTAGTGGGAAACAAGACGCAACCCAGAATTGGCAAGTGGGCGAGAGAGTATTACATAAAACCTTTGGGCTTGGTGAAATCACTCATGTTTTTGGAACAGGTAATAAGATGTCTGTGGCAATTAAATTTTCCAGCTTGGGACAAAAAATTATTGACCCAAGAGTAGCACAGTTGCAACGAGTAGAGTGA
- a CDS encoding antibiotic biosynthesis monooxygenase family protein has product MILEAVMLHVKPGLESDFEAAFKKASKIISSMDGYLSHELHRCIEVQDKYLLLVRWETLESHTVGFRSSAEYQEWKKLLHNFYEPFPTVEHFEEIEI; this is encoded by the coding sequence ATGATTCTTGAGGCAGTTATGCTTCATGTTAAACCTGGTCTAGAATCCGATTTTGAAGCTGCTTTCAAAAAAGCTTCTAAAATTATTTCCTCGATGGACGGATATTTATCCCATGAATTGCATAGATGCATAGAAGTCCAAGATAAATACTTATTACTTGTCAGATGGGAAACTTTAGAATCTCATACTGTGGGATTTAGAAGTTCTGCTGAGTATCAAGAGTGGAAAAAACTTCTGCATAATTTTTATGAACCATTTCCCACTGTTGAACACTTTGAAGAAATTGAAATATGA
- a CDS encoding retron system putative HNH endonuclease: MKHIKKSQEPEKFTNWKALENDDWKPNWEENFQTPEKAVVHDALLKEQGYICCYCGMRITREASHIEHLKPRSTYPNLALEYTNLIASCQGESEEPPSVPVHCGHKKKYWYD, from the coding sequence ATGAAGCACATCAAAAAGAGTCAGGAACCAGAAAAATTTACCAATTGGAAGGCTCTAGAAAATGATGATTGGAAACCTAATTGGGAAGAGAATTTTCAAACACCAGAAAAAGCTGTTGTACATGATGCTTTACTAAAAGAACAGGGATATATCTGTTGCTATTGTGGAATGCGTATTACCAGAGAAGCTAGCCACATAGAACACCTCAAACCTCGTAGTACTTATCCAAATCTGGCGCTGGAGTACACAAATCTCATCGCTTCATGTCAAGGAGAAAGTGAAGAACCTCCTTCTGTTCCCGTACATTGCGGACATAAAAAAAAGTATTGGTACGATTAA
- a CDS encoding AAA family ATPase, with the protein MQSFRGIGDLTLEFDLKGVNVIFGINGAGKSSILDALSLLLSRFMEWIGGVSLKEEVRAFSELDISNKDILTRLSITILLSGGEDYWEISRSRNGVSEDSMHEMIKSAANAIWRHWQNEPQYNLPLAVYYPVNRAVLDIRLEIPNKTQFKQIDAYEKALTGSRNDFAIFFQWFRNREDLESELLRDNRAYQDSQLEAVRQAISSLIPSFSKLRVRRSPLRMTVIKQGEELIVNQLSDGEKCLLAMVGDLARRLAIANPSLPDPLQGNGVVLIDEIELHLHPKWQREIIPALTRTFPNCQFIVTTHSPQVISQVKPEGIYILEKTDEGVVVKKPESSFGRDSNRILEDLMGVPERPQEIKESLLELFRLIDAGNIEGARQLRQQLANEIGADEPEFVKADVLIRRKEILNR; encoded by the coding sequence ATGCAATCCTTCCGTGGAATCGGTGATTTGACGCTTGAGTTTGATCTTAAGGGTGTAAATGTAATTTTTGGTATCAACGGTGCAGGCAAGTCCAGCATTCTTGATGCTCTTTCTCTCTTATTGTCGCGTTTTATGGAGTGGATTGGAGGAGTTTCTCTGAAAGAGGAAGTAAGAGCATTTAGTGAACTAGATATTTCTAATAAAGACATATTAACAAGACTGAGTATTACGATTTTATTAAGTGGAGGAGAAGACTATTGGGAAATATCTCGAAGTCGTAATGGAGTATCTGAAGATTCAATGCATGAAATGATAAAGTCTGCTGCTAATGCAATTTGGCGTCATTGGCAAAATGAGCCTCAATACAACCTACCTCTAGCAGTGTACTATCCCGTCAATCGTGCAGTTCTTGATATTAGACTAGAGATTCCAAATAAAACTCAGTTTAAGCAAATAGATGCTTATGAAAAAGCGCTTACAGGCAGCAGAAATGACTTTGCGATTTTTTTCCAATGGTTTAGAAACCGAGAAGATTTAGAGAGTGAGTTACTACGAGACAATCGTGCTTACCAAGATTCACAGTTAGAAGCAGTTAGACAAGCTATATCTTCATTAATACCTAGTTTCTCAAAGTTACGAGTTCGTCGTTCTCCTTTAAGAATGACTGTAATAAAACAAGGTGAGGAACTTATAGTCAATCAGCTATCTGATGGGGAAAAATGCTTGTTGGCAATGGTGGGGGATTTAGCAAGACGATTGGCGATCGCTAACCCTAGTTTACCAGATCCACTCCAAGGTAATGGTGTTGTTTTAATTGATGAAATTGAACTACACTTACACCCCAAATGGCAACGGGAAATTATTCCAGCTTTGACAAGAACATTTCCCAATTGCCAATTTATTGTTACCACCCATTCGCCTCAAGTAATTAGCCAAGTCAAGCCAGAAGGAATTTACATTTTAGAAAAAACAGACGAAGGTGTTGTTGTTAAAAAACCAGAAAGTTCCTTTGGGAGAGACAGCAATCGCATTTTAGAAGACCTCATGGGTGTTCCAGAACGTCCCCAGGAAATTAAGGAAAGTCTTTTAGAGCTTTTTCGACTAATTGATGCTGGAAATATTGAAGGTGCTAGGCAATTACGTCAACAATTGGCTAATGAAATCGGAGCAGATGAGCCAGAGTTTGTTAAAGCGGATGTACTCATTCGGCGGAAGGAAATTCTCAACCGATGA
- a CDS encoding metallophosphoesterase family protein produces MNLKRRQFLFLSSFSAISTGFLSWMLAHQNNQSAGITDSTTAIAANPPKKDLLLRFVSVADTGTGAKGQYAVAGAMNAYHKKNPYDLVVLAGDNIYNNGEIEKIGEVFERPYQVLLKQDVKFQACLGNHDIRTANGDPQIKYAGFNMKGRYYTFKRNQVQFFALDTNINADWKNQLTWLEKELSLSNAPWKVVFGHHPIYSSGQYGNNPGFIKTFTPLFQKYGVQLYINGHEHSYERTSAIDGTTYLICGAGAGNRPVGRSEWTEYSTSDLSFASYEVYPDRIEVSAIATDNRVFDKGIIQLKSA; encoded by the coding sequence ATGAACCTGAAACGCCGTCAATTTTTATTTTTAAGTAGCTTCAGCGCCATTAGTACAGGATTTTTAAGCTGGATGTTAGCTCATCAAAATAATCAAAGTGCTGGTATTACCGATTCAACAACAGCTATAGCCGCCAACCCACCCAAAAAAGACTTGTTATTACGTTTTGTGTCTGTTGCGGATACGGGGACTGGGGCTAAAGGACAGTATGCTGTGGCTGGGGCAATGAATGCGTATCACAAGAAAAATCCTTATGATTTAGTAGTTTTAGCTGGAGACAACATTTACAATAACGGCGAAATTGAAAAAATCGGCGAAGTTTTTGAGCGTCCCTACCAAGTTTTGCTCAAGCAAGATGTGAAATTTCAGGCTTGTTTAGGTAATCACGATATTCGTACTGCTAATGGTGATCCACAAATCAAGTATGCCGGCTTTAATATGAAGGGACGTTACTATACATTTAAACGTAATCAAGTACAATTTTTCGCTTTAGATACTAACATTAATGCTGATTGGAAAAACCAGCTAACTTGGTTAGAAAAAGAATTAAGTCTTAGTAATGCTCCTTGGAAAGTGGTGTTTGGACATCATCCGATTTATTCATCGGGTCAGTATGGGAATAATCCAGGTTTTATTAAAACTTTCACTCCTCTATTTCAAAAATACGGCGTTCAACTTTACATCAATGGTCACGAACATAGTTATGAACGCACTAGTGCTATTGATGGTACAACTTATTTAATTTGTGGTGCAGGTGCAGGCAATCGTCCTGTAGGGCGTTCTGAGTGGACAGAGTATTCCACCAGTGATTTAAGTTTTGCCTCTTATGAGGTGTATCCAGATAGAATAGAAGTTAGTGCGATCGCTACTGATAATCGCGTTTTTGATAAAGGTATTATTCAGTTAAAATCAGCGTAA